One window from the genome of Halictus rubicundus isolate RS-2024b chromosome 7, iyHalRubi1_principal, whole genome shotgun sequence encodes:
- the LOC143355730 gene encoding uncharacterized protein LOC143355730, with the protein MKLATADDSLSSRNVWERLGFLIGVLARFQGWRLWERVRRRVPLRLNIEEKTISRSTDRAPMAGGCSGEPDLQRPVEALCDQEEMGQSGEHHTRVETHGRPPRFRISLIIYS; encoded by the exons ATGAAGCTTGCGACTGCGGATGATTCGTTGAGTTCTCGGAACGTGTGGGAGCGTTTAGGTTTTCTGATCGGAGTTCTGGCAAGGTTTCAGGGTTGGAGACTGTGGGAACGGGTTCGGCGTCGAGTCCCGTTGCGTTTGAATATCGAG GAAAAGACCATCAGCAGGTCAACTGATAGAGCACCAATGGCTGGAGGCTGCTCTGGAGAACCCGATCTGCAAAGACCGGTTGAAGCGTTATGTGATCAAGAAGAGATGGGTCAAAGCGGTGAACACCATACTCGCGTTGAAACGCATGGGCGCCCACCTAGATTTAGAATTAGTTTGATAATCTATTCTTAG
- the LOC143355729 gene encoding uncharacterized protein LOC143355729 translates to MIRVDETDPVGEIEPSFPYRDVTIRRGIDFKDHYNIQSEIGRGKFGTVYRCKEKTSGLMLAVKVVNTAKKEDRRSVEREVEIMRRLQHPRLIQLYDAIDTGKQIYVILELIEGGELFERVIDEDFVLTERSCAVFMRQICEGIEFIHHQNILHLDLKPENILCLTKEGNRIKIIDFGLAREYDPKKKLQVLFGTPEFVAPEVVNFDQIGYGTDMWSIGVICYVLLSGLSPFMGDTDIETMANVTIAKYDFDHDAFTNISEDAKDFIRCLLIKDKEKRMSSAQCRGHRWLARRPSKQLADQIPTFKPEPVKQIQQIPQISRLLANNNLEELDVTKDNLRLFVERWREHPHSPYMIELSQLAAPKSNDLEELVSLQGQSPSPCASICSTPSETTETPPQDSQGYLTVPSFSFERRASEGVSSEKSRSDPASQIVLAEEIIKLSEHLRSIAMGTCLKSNDQPDNKKPGEKEEKVKRNGVHPRNNGVVQDGSQSNEITQKLSSIMRHRRLNGTTFHSSRSFDRYSETTAANVFAPFKKSKNEGRSSAMKDEMTGQEEGAAKSLGSESESSASFGRSRILSDGEIDLTPPWRRPRVKHVFGETSRDVPRISELQDVHKSLNLDEPTSTKDLLLHLLEEWDEVATRPSGVGRKSVSADWCGEQSVARKTMNSLAEYFQSKQQKSSSSSATTAAPSSIHR, encoded by the exons ATGATTCGCGTTGATGAGACCGACCCGGTCGGCG AGATCGAGCCGAGCTTTCCCTATCGAGATGTGACCATTCGGCGAGGCATCGATTTCAAGGATCACTATAACATCCAGTCTGAGATTGGCCG AGGTAAATTTGGCACCGTTTATCGATGCAAGGAGAAAACAAGCGGGCTGATGCTCGCCGTGAAGGTGGTGAACACCGCGAAGAAGGAGGACAGGCGGTCGGTCGAACGAGAAGTCGAGATTATGAGGAGGCTGCAACATCCCAGACTGATTCAACTGTACGACGCCATCGACACTGGGAAACAGATATACGTTATTTTAGAACT GATCGAAGGTGGCGAACTCTTCGAGAGGGTGATCGACGAGGATTTTGTGTTGACTGAACGCAGTTGTGCTGTCTTCATGCGACAGATCTGCGAGGGCATCGAGTTCATTCATCACCAGAACATACTGCACCTCGACCTGAAG CCGGAGAATATTCTGTGCTTGACCAAGGAGGGAAACAGGATTAAAATCATAGACTTCGGCCTGGCGAGGGAGTACGACCCGAAGAAGAAGCTGCAGGTTCTATTTGGCACGCCTGAGTTCGTTGCACCGGAAGTCGTAAATTTCGATCAGATTGGTTACGGTACCGACATGTGGAGTATAGGCGTCATATGTTACGTGTT ATTGTCCGGATTGTCTCCGTTCATGGGCGACACGGACATCGAGACAATGGCGAACGTGACCATCGCGAAGTACGATTTCGACCACGACGCTTTCACGAACATCTCCGAGGACGCGAAGGACTTCATCCGGTGCCTCCTGATCAAAGACAAAGA AAAACGAATGTCGTCCGCGCAGTGCAGGGGGCACCGTTGGCTGGCGAGAAGGCCGAGCAAGCAGCTGGCTGATCAGATACCAACATTCAAACCTGAACCGGTGAAGCAGATCCAGCAGATCCCGCAGATCTCGAGGCTGCTGGCTAACAACAATCTAGAGGAGCTGGACGTGACCAAGGACAACCTGAGGCTGTTCGTCGAGCGCTGGAGAGAGCACCCTCACAGCCCATACATGATCGAATTGTCTCAGTTAGCTGCCCCGAAGAGCAACGATCTCGAGGAACTGGTGTCCCTGCAGGGTCAGAGTCCGTCTCCCTGTGCCAGCATCTGCAGCACACCATCGGAGACGACGGAGACTCCGCCTCAAGACAGCCAAGGTTACCTGACAGTGCCATCGTTCAGCTTCGAAAGAAGAGCTTCCGAAGGGGTCTCGTCAGAGAAGTCTCGCAGCGATCCAGCTAGCCAGATAGTCCTCGCGGAGGAGATCATTAAGCTGTCCGAACATCTGAGATCCATAGCGATGGGGACCTGTCTGAAGAGCAACGATCAACCGGATAATAAGAAACCCGGTGAGAAAGAGGAGAAGGTCAAGCGCAATGGTGTCCATCCGAGGAACAACGGAGTGGTACAGGATGGTTCACAGTCTAACGAGATCACGCAGAAATTGTCAAGTATAATGAGACACAGGAGGCTGAACGGGACCACGTTCCACAGCAGCCGCAGCTTCGATAGGTATTCAGAGACGACAGCTGCGAACGTGTTCGCGCCGTTCAAGAAGTCGAAGAACGAAGGTAGGAGCTCGGCGATGAAGGATGAGATGACGGGCCAGGAAGAGGGGGCGGCTAAGAGTCTCGGTTCCGAGTCGGAGAGTTCGGCCAGTTTCGGGAGGAGCAGGATACTCAGCGATGGTGAGATCGATCTGACGCCACCCTGGAGGCGTCCCAGGGTGAAACATGTTTTCGGGGAGACCAGCAGAGACGTTCCCAGGATCTCCGAGCTCCAGGATGTTCATAAGAGCTTGAACCTGGACGAACCGACCAGCACCAAGGATCTGCTGCTACATTTGCTGGAGGAGTGGGACGAGGTTGCTACCAGGCCTTCTGGCGTAGGCAGGAAATCGGTCAGCGCCGATTGGTGCGGCGAGCAATCGGTCGCCAGGAAGACCATGAATTCTTTGGCAGAGTATTTTCAGTCGAAACAACAGAAATCGAGCTCTTCCAGCGCCACCACTGCTGCCCCCAGCTCGATACATCGTTGA
- the Apc4 gene encoding anaphase-promoting complex subunit 4: MAGSMRQLEERQLPAEVTKMQWSPKMDLLAIANVKGEVTLHRLTWQRVWLLSPLEETDTIVNLAWRPDGKLLAVSYENSKIVCLVDIENKNIIHKTKLSFHNEITCITWLPLMNLVNDSSSSGNKANMLPTGEYLPPLPSLNRSFGQEPERKESLFQTLDILFLGLDDGNVTMFVFGMFYCGTITVGHGRVLEISGGSYKPMWITWKDNSGIKVNRLWCPLLEQNIAFLKVAQAQANIEYLMDYLSRTLMAISEAWETILLEMDEKLARYAETNPPGGVAADFLELLMIGIPTQNLENFLLRDLTEKGLKKLGHSIEMCYSNIQKLVLKNLTSVGMALVYQLAEMRGMVRLGGPYELLGLTDESIITNALHASEAFLAKSSEIQQVIDHSMRDYKAFFRWLYVVILRLTDERIPSEVSRVSQQELTFIAEFLRGFDKTEPGVGGRKGVNLEKLGQYLRRENLQTCLTPEGSEWAAMLDENHCLRDHPLIVKQDLNFSLLQSHAKLITAIHNVFGEAYQGLVDHFTTSTIPLAPSIAFTSSQIATSNYGLLVATCDIDHKILRLFKVESSSTEPISLNFRLGTIDVDHRTEPYSKTYMDGTIVDLQFYTQEYLSLLVLNKHSQASFLVQLPLNHSRIFGNQDKNPISLSDLISNNWPRPFQGISVRRLAVSGARKVAAVLSESNRKIRLLETEVEPEEEEDEEDEEDGANDSMLNATHEATPSTSQ, encoded by the exons ATGGCAGGCAGCATGAGACAGTTAGAGGAGCGACAGCTTCCAGCTGAAGTAACCAAAATGCAATGGTCGCCAAAAATGGATCTTCTGGCAATTGCGAACGTGAAAG GAGAAGTTACTCTTCATAGATTAACATGGCAGAGAGTATGGCTACTAAGTCCTCTAGAAGAAACCGATACCATAGTTAACTTAGCATGGAGACCAGACGGCAAACTTCTAGCTGTTTCCTACGAGAACTCCAAAATTGTGTGCCTTGTGGATATTGAAAACAAGAACATTATACATAAAACAAAACTGAGTTTCCATAACGAGATTACATGCATAACGTGGTTGCCTCTCATGAATCTGGTAAATGATAGTTCGTCAAGTGGAAACAAAGCAAATATGCTACCAACTGGAGAATATCTCCCGCCTTTACCAAGTTTAAATAGAAGCTTCGGTCAGGAACCTGAGCGCAAGGAATCCTTATTCCAAACCTTAGATATACTTTTT CTTGGTTTAGATGATGGAAACGTTACGATGTTTGTATTTGGAATGTTCTACTGTGGCACAATTACAGTGGGTCATGGTCGAGTATTAGAAATTAGTGGTGGATCGTACAAACCAATGTGGATTACATGGAAAGACAACAGTGGCATTAAAGTGAACAGATTATGGTGTCCACTGCTGGAGCAGAACATAGCATTCTTAAAG GTAGCACAAGCTCAAGCTAACATAGAATACTTGATGGACTATCTTTCGCGCACGTTAATGGCCATCTCTGAAGCATGGGAAACGATTCTGTTAGAGATGGACGAAAAGCTAGCACGATACGCTGAAACAAATCCACCTGGCGGGGTTGCAGCTGATTTTTTGGAACTGTTAATGATTGGCATACCAACgcaaaatttggaaaattttctGTTGCGAGATCTCACTGAAAAGGGATTGAAAAAGCTGGGACATAGCATTGAAATGTGCTACAGTAATATTCAG AAATTAGTCTTAAAAAACTTAACCAGCGTTGGGATGGCATTGGTGTATCAATTGGCTGAAATGAGAGGTATGGTGAGACTAGGCGGTCCCTATGAACTATTGGGACTAACGGATGAAAGTATCATAACAAATGCTCTTCATGCATCGGAAGCTTTCCTAGCAAAGTCGTCAGAAATACAGCAAGTAATAGACCACAGTATGAGAGACTACAAAGCGTTCTTCAGATGGTTGTACGTGGTCATTTTGAGACTAACAGACGAAAGAATACCGTCCGAAGTGAGTCGAGTTAGTCAACAAGAGTTAACGTTTATAGCCGAATTTTTGCGTGGCTTCGATAAGACTGAGCCAGGTGTTGGCGGCAGAAAAGGAgtgaatttagaaaaattaggtCAATATTTACGACGCGAGAATCTGCAGACGTGTTTAACTCCCGAGGGAAGCGAATGGGCAGCTATGCTCGACGAAAATCATTGCCTTCGCGATCACCCACTGATCGTGAAACAAGATCTTAATTTCTCATTACTGCAGTCTCATGCGAAATTGATTACCGCTATACATAACGTCTTCGGAGAGGCTTATCAAGGCTTGGTCGATCATTTCACTACCTCGACTATCCCATTGGCGCCGTCAATAGCGTTCACGTCTTCTCAAATCGCAACAAGCAATTATGGCTTGTTGGTAGCGACTTGCGACATTGATCACAAGATATTACGATTATTCAAAGTTGAGTCTTCATCTACGGAGCCGATTTCGCTCAACTTTAGATTGGGCACGATAGACGTGGATCATCGAACGG aaccgTATTCGAAAACTTACATGGATGGTACTATAGTGGATCTACAGTTCTACACGCAAGAGTATCTCAGTCTGTTAGTCCTCAACAAACATAGCCAAGCGTCGTTTCTAGTACAATTACCACTCAACCATTCTCGAATTTTTGGCAATCAAGATAAGAATCCAATTAGCCTGTCCGATCTCATAAGCAATAATTGGCCACGGCCATTTCAAGGCATTTCTGTTAGGCGACTAGCAGTCAGCGGGGCTCGGAAAGTGGCTGCTGTTTTGAGCGAAAGCAATAGAAAAATAAGATTGTTAGAAACTGAAGTCGAGccggaagaagaggaagatgaagaagacgaagaagatggAGCTAACGACAGTATGTTAAATGCCACGCACGAAGCAACACCAAGTACTTCTCAATGA
- the LOC143355732 gene encoding uncharacterized protein LOC143355732 isoform X1 → MQQMNVIFSSLIFLLLLLPKHGIVSGTITVTEVPAGHLAELPCLSSDDHHRFMFWQLTDDKQIIGPGNSMDEHKYNYEVLTGTLYIRGVSTAESGFYKCISKGIYDHSSFNIHVVELVVKKDWEDVWENDFETNLLRGMAAVMVVVVAIAVVLFIITKRRQTRRFFDLEDSRENSPAKYTPSTSARPNVPIPISEEGGFDNSALDVDFPRVFKQLQK, encoded by the exons ATGCAACAG atgaaCGTAATATTTTCCTCGTTAATTTTTTTACTACTTTTATTACCAAAACATGGAATTGTCAGCGGCACAATTACGGTCACGGAAGTTCCAGCCGGCCACTTAGCTGAACTTCCGTGTTTAAGCAGCGATGATCATCATCGTTTTATGTTCTGGCAACTTACTGATGACAAACAGATTATTGGACCTGGAAATTCTATGGACGAACATAAATACAACTATGAGGTGCTAACCGGAACGCTTTATATTAGG GGTGTATCAACAGCTGAATCAGGTTTTTACAAATGCATTTCAAAAGGTATATACGACCATTCTTCCTTCAACATTCATGTTGTTGAATTAGTTGTTAAGAAAGATTGGGAAGATGTTTGGGAAAACGACTTCGAG ACAAACTTGTTACGAGGCATGGCTGCTGTTATGGTAGTAGTTGTTGCCATAGCAGTTGTTCTTTTCATCATCACGAAAAGAAGACAAACTCGCAGATTTTTCG ATTTGGAGGATTCGAGAGAAAATTCCCCTGCAAAGTACACACCAAGTACCAGCGCTCGTCCTAATGTGCCAATACCAATATCAGAAGAAGGTGGCTTTGACAATTCAGCTCTTGATGTCGACTTCCCAAGAGTGTTTAAACAACTGCAGAAATGA
- the LOC143355732 gene encoding uncharacterized protein LOC143355732 isoform X2: MNVIFSSLIFLLLLLPKHGIVSGTITVTEVPAGHLAELPCLSSDDHHRFMFWQLTDDKQIIGPGNSMDEHKYNYEVLTGTLYIRGVSTAESGFYKCISKGIYDHSSFNIHVVELVVKKDWEDVWENDFETNLLRGMAAVMVVVVAIAVVLFIITKRRQTRRFFDLEDSRENSPAKYTPSTSARPNVPIPISEEGGFDNSALDVDFPRVFKQLQK, from the exons atgaaCGTAATATTTTCCTCGTTAATTTTTTTACTACTTTTATTACCAAAACATGGAATTGTCAGCGGCACAATTACGGTCACGGAAGTTCCAGCCGGCCACTTAGCTGAACTTCCGTGTTTAAGCAGCGATGATCATCATCGTTTTATGTTCTGGCAACTTACTGATGACAAACAGATTATTGGACCTGGAAATTCTATGGACGAACATAAATACAACTATGAGGTGCTAACCGGAACGCTTTATATTAGG GGTGTATCAACAGCTGAATCAGGTTTTTACAAATGCATTTCAAAAGGTATATACGACCATTCTTCCTTCAACATTCATGTTGTTGAATTAGTTGTTAAGAAAGATTGGGAAGATGTTTGGGAAAACGACTTCGAG ACAAACTTGTTACGAGGCATGGCTGCTGTTATGGTAGTAGTTGTTGCCATAGCAGTTGTTCTTTTCATCATCACGAAAAGAAGACAAACTCGCAGATTTTTCG ATTTGGAGGATTCGAGAGAAAATTCCCCTGCAAAGTACACACCAAGTACCAGCGCTCGTCCTAATGTGCCAATACCAATATCAGAAGAAGGTGGCTTTGACAATTCAGCTCTTGATGTCGACTTCCCAAGAGTGTTTAAACAACTGCAGAAATGA
- the LOC143355734 gene encoding NADH-cytochrome b5 reductase 3 isoform X1, which produces MSTPTSNTASSDLHVLPALAAVGTIVAIGLAVKFYKCWSNDKKKKSPHLLVDPVVKYSLPLVEKEIISHDTRKFRFGLPTPDHILGLPIGQHVHLTAKIDGEVVIRSYTPVSSDDDHGFVDLVIKVYFKSVHPKFPEGGKLSQFLENLKIGETVDFRGPSGRLVYKGHGKFSIKILRKDPPAEYNVKKVVMLAGGTGITPMLQLIRAIVKDTTDETQCSLLFANQTEKDILLRNELDEIAKDHPDKLKVWYTLDTSGENWAYSTGHINAEMIEKHMFPPSSDTLVLMCGPPPMINFACNPNLDKLGYDPKLRFAY; this is translated from the exons ATGTCTACACCGACAAGCAACACAGCATCCTCAGACTTACAC GTGCTGCCAGCATTAGCTGCTGTAGGAACTATAGTAGCAATAGGATTAGCGGTGAAATTCTATAAATGTTGGAGCAATGACAAGAAAAAGAAATCTCCTCATCTACTGGTTGATCCAGTTGTTAAATATAGTCTACCACTAGTTGAAAAAGAGATAATAAGCCACGATACAAGAAAGTTTAGATTTGGCTTGCCAACGCCAGATCATATTCTAGGACTGCCAATTGGTCAACATGTACATTTAACAGCAAAGATTGACGGTGAAGTTGTTATACGTTCTTATACGCCTGTCTCCAGTGATGATGATCATGGTTTTGTAGATCTTGTGATTAAA GTGTACTTCAAAAGTGTGCACCCGAAATTTCCCGAGGGAGGAAAGTTGTCTCAGTTTTTGGAGAATCTGAAAATTGGGGAGACAGTAGATTTTAGGGGACCATCTGGTAGACTTGTCTATAAGGGACATGGGaagttttccataaaaattttgAGGAAAGACCCACCCGCAGAATATAACGTTAAAAAG GTCGTAATGCTAGCTGGTGGTACAGGAATCACACCAATGCTGCAATTGATTCGTGCTATAGTAAAAGACACCACAGACGAGACTCAATGTTCCTTGCTCTTTGCGAATCAAACAGAAAAAGACATATTGTTGCGAAATGAGTTAGACGAAATCGCGAAGGACCATCCGGATAAATTGAAGGTCTGGTATACGCTGGATACCAGTGGCGAAAATTGGGCCTACAGTACAGGACACATAAATGCAGAAATGATAGAAAAACACATGTTCCCGCCATCGTCTGATACTCTCGTACTTATGTGTGGTCCACCGCCAATGATTAATTTCGCTTGCAATCCGAACCTCGACAAACTTGGATACGATCCAAAATTGCGATTTGCATATTAA
- the LOC143355734 gene encoding NADH-cytochrome b5 reductase 3 isoform X2 has product MPNLRMLVLPALAAVGTIVAIGLAVKFYKCWSNDKKKKSPHLLVDPVVKYSLPLVEKEIISHDTRKFRFGLPTPDHILGLPIGQHVHLTAKIDGEVVIRSYTPVSSDDDHGFVDLVIKVYFKSVHPKFPEGGKLSQFLENLKIGETVDFRGPSGRLVYKGHGKFSIKILRKDPPAEYNVKKVVMLAGGTGITPMLQLIRAIVKDTTDETQCSLLFANQTEKDILLRNELDEIAKDHPDKLKVWYTLDTSGENWAYSTGHINAEMIEKHMFPPSSDTLVLMCGPPPMINFACNPNLDKLGYDPKLRFAY; this is encoded by the exons ATGCCAAACCTGCGAATGCTG GTGCTGCCAGCATTAGCTGCTGTAGGAACTATAGTAGCAATAGGATTAGCGGTGAAATTCTATAAATGTTGGAGCAATGACAAGAAAAAGAAATCTCCTCATCTACTGGTTGATCCAGTTGTTAAATATAGTCTACCACTAGTTGAAAAAGAGATAATAAGCCACGATACAAGAAAGTTTAGATTTGGCTTGCCAACGCCAGATCATATTCTAGGACTGCCAATTGGTCAACATGTACATTTAACAGCAAAGATTGACGGTGAAGTTGTTATACGTTCTTATACGCCTGTCTCCAGTGATGATGATCATGGTTTTGTAGATCTTGTGATTAAA GTGTACTTCAAAAGTGTGCACCCGAAATTTCCCGAGGGAGGAAAGTTGTCTCAGTTTTTGGAGAATCTGAAAATTGGGGAGACAGTAGATTTTAGGGGACCATCTGGTAGACTTGTCTATAAGGGACATGGGaagttttccataaaaattttgAGGAAAGACCCACCCGCAGAATATAACGTTAAAAAG GTCGTAATGCTAGCTGGTGGTACAGGAATCACACCAATGCTGCAATTGATTCGTGCTATAGTAAAAGACACCACAGACGAGACTCAATGTTCCTTGCTCTTTGCGAATCAAACAGAAAAAGACATATTGTTGCGAAATGAGTTAGACGAAATCGCGAAGGACCATCCGGATAAATTGAAGGTCTGGTATACGCTGGATACCAGTGGCGAAAATTGGGCCTACAGTACAGGACACATAAATGCAGAAATGATAGAAAAACACATGTTCCCGCCATCGTCTGATACTCTCGTACTTATGTGTGGTCCACCGCCAATGATTAATTTCGCTTGCAATCCGAACCTCGACAAACTTGGATACGATCCAAAATTGCGATTTGCATATTAA
- the Cct2 gene encoding chaperonin containing TCP1 subunit 2, whose translation MVSLNPVRILKNEAEEEKAEIARLSLFVGAIALGDLVKSTLGPKGMDKILVAHGRSAGQVQVTNDGATILKSVGVDNPAAKILVDMSRVQDDEFGDGTTSVTVLASELLREAEKLIDQKIHPQTIISGWRKATEAAREALSSIAVDYSNSQHHVRFHEELLNIARTTLSSKILAQHKEHFGYLALEAVLSLKGSGNLSAIQIIKKRGGSLAKSDLVNGFLLDKKPGMHQPPKMVDAKILIANTPMDTDKIKVFGSRVRVDSMAKIAELEAAEKEKMKDKVDKILKHGCNVFINRQLIYNYPEQLFADAGIMAIEHADFDGIERLALVTGGEIVSTFDSPETVQLGHCGLIEQVMIGEDTLLKFSNVALGEACTIVIRGATQQILDEAERSLHDALCVLTATIRDSKIVYGGGCSEMAMACAVMKAAAKTSGKEAIAMESFARALQQLPTVIADNAGYDSAQLVSKLRALHNSGEKTMGLDMEKGQVGCMKRLGITESWIVKRQVLLSAAEAAEMILRVDDILRAAPRKRVKDTGRC comes from the exons ATG GTGTCCTTGAATCCTGTTAGGATCCTCAAGAATGAGGCGGAGGAAGAAAAGGCAGAAATTGCCAGGCTAAGTTTATTCGTGGGAGCAATCGCTCTCGGTGATTTGGTCAAATCCACGCTTGGACCAAAAGGTATGGATAAGATATTGGTGGCGCACGGTCGATCTGCGGGACAGGTACAAGTCACCAATGATGGAGCAACCATTCTCAAAAGCGTGGGTGTGGACAACCCAGCTGCCAAAATTCTGGTTGATATGTCTCGCGTACAAGACGACGAATTTGGCGATGGGACTACATCTGTAACAGTCCTTG CTTCCGAATTGTTAAGGGAGGCAGAGAAATTAATCGATCAGAAGATTCATCCGCAAACTATCATTTCTGGCTGGAGGAAAGCCACTGAGGCAGCTCGAGAAGCTTTATCCAGCATCGCGGTAGACTATTCTAATTCTCAGCATCATGTACGTTTTCACGAGGAGTTACTGAATATCGCGCGTACAACTCTGAGCTCGAAAATTTTGGCTCAACACAAAGAACACTTCGGCTATCTCGCATTGGAAGCTGTGCTGAGTCTCAAGGGATCAGGCAATTTGTCGGCCATCCAAATAATCAAAAAGCGTGGAGGATCTCTGGCGAAGTCTGATCTAGTTAATGGATTTTTGTTGGACAAAAAACCAGGAATGCACCAACCACCAAAAATGGTCGATGCTAAGATACTCATAGCCAACACACCTATGGACACGGATAAAATCAAA GTATTTGGATCCAGGGTTCGAGTTGATTCAATGGCGAAAATCGCAGAATTGGAGGCAGCAGAGAAAGAGAAGATGAAG GACAAAGTTGACAAGATCTTAAAGCACGGCTGCAACGTGTTCATCAACAGAcaattaatttacaattacccTGAACAATTGTTTGCCGATGCTGGTATTATGGCGATCGAACATGCCGACTTCGACGGTATTGAGAGATTAGCTCTGGTTACTGGCGGAGAAATTGTTAGCACTTTCGATAGCCCTGAAACGGTACAGCTTGGACATTGTGGTCTCATCGAACAG GTAATGATAGGCGAAGATACGCTGCTGAAATTCTCCAATGTTGCTTTGGGAGAAGCTTGTACGATAGTGATAAGAGGCGCCACGCAACAAATTCTTGACGAGGCAGAGAGATCTTTGCACGATGCTTTGTGCGTGTTAACGGCCACCATTCGCGATTCTAAAATCGTTTATGGTGGAGGATGCAGCGAGATGGCAATGGCTTGCGCCGTGATGAAAGCAGCGGCTAAAACTAGTGGGAAAGAAGCGATCGCGATGGAATCGTTTGCTCGAGCTTTACAACAATTACCAACCGTTATTGCCGACAATGCTGGTTACGATTCAGCTCAACTAGTTAGCAAACTCCGGGCTCTGCATAATTCCGGCGAGAAGACAATGGGTCTCG ATATGGAGAAAGGACAAGTCGGGTGCATGAAACGACTAGGCATCACCGAATCCTGGATCGTGAAGAGGCAAGTTTTACTTAGCGCGGCGGAAGCAGCGGAAATGATTTTACGCGTGGATGATATTTTACGAGCAGCGCCCAGAAAACGCGTCAAGGACACTGGACGTTGTTAA